In Salinibaculum sp. SYNS191, the genomic window CTCCGGCCTCGTCGACGTCCTCGGCTACACGCCCGACGGCGACGGGCCGCTCGTCGACCCGTACGCGGCGATTCCGGACCTGCCCGAGCGACACCCCTACCGGACCGTCGGGGTCGACGGGGTGCGCGAGGCGATGGCGCTGTTCGACGACGTGGCCCCCGACTACCGCGGCGGCCACACCGACGCGAACGCGCTCCTGCCCACGCACGGCGGGACCATCAAGCCGACCGCGCGCTATCCCGCGGGGGCCAGCGCCGGCCTCGCGAGCGACGACCGCGACGTCCTGCTGGTCGGGATAGCAGGGATGGTCGACTTCGACGCGACCCACGCCGCCGCCCACCTGGAAGCCGCCGGCGTCCCCTTCGACGTGCGCGGCGTCACCATCGAGTTCCCCGGCACCCTCGACGCGAAGGCGAAGGTGACCCGGTACGCGAAGCTCCTCGACACGAACGGCAAGGTGGCCGTCCGCGGCCGCGAGCGCCCCGCGCGGGACGCGCTCGCCGAGCGGGTGAACACCGAACTGGCGGGCGAAGGGCGCGTCGGCTTCCCTGCCGTCCTCGGCGACGACGACGCGGCGGGCGTCCGGGCCGCACTCCGCGAGCGCCTCGGCGCTGACGTCTTCGAGGTGCCGATGGGTCCCCCGTCGCTCCCGGGACTCAGGCTCGAAGACGCGCTGTTCGCGGCGCTGGACGAAGCGGGCGCGAGTTTCGAGACCGGGAATCCGGTCGTCGACTACGACGGCGACGGCCACATCGAGCGGGTCTACGTCGAGAAAAACGGCGCGAAGATTCCCTACAGCGCCGACCAGTACGTGCTGGCGACGGGCGGCCTGGTCGGCAAGGGCGTCGAGTCCGACCGCGAGGCCGTCTACGAACCGATATTCGACTGTCACGTCCCCCACGCCGCGGACCGCTACGACTGGTTCGACACGGAGGCCTTCGGCGACCACGCGTTCGCCCGCTTCGGCGTCAGCACGGACGACGACCTCCGCCCGGAGGACGCCGGCGGAAACGTGGAGTTCGAGAACCTGCGGGCCGCCGGCGCGGTGCTGGGCGGGTACGACTTCGCCGCCGAGAAGTCCGGCAGCGGCGTCTCGATTGCGACAGGCTACGCCGCCGGCCGGACGGCGGCACAGGAGGCACGATGAGCGACGCACACTCCCCGACAGACTTCGACCCGGCAGAACCGAACACCGGCGAGGACTTCGAACCCGTCGACGTCTTCCCGGACAGCACCGACTTCGACCTGCGCCCCGGCGCGGACTCGTGTTACAAGTGCTCGACCTGCGACACGAACTGCCCGGTCGCGGAGGTCGACGAGGACTTCCCGGGCCCGAAGTTCCAGGGTCCCGAGCAGTGGCGGCTCAAGCAAAACGAGGACGACTACACCGTCGACGACTCGGTGATGGACTGCTCGAACTGCATGCGCTGTGACAACGCGTGTCCCTCGGGCGTCCCGCTGTCACAGATGCACAACACCGCCCGCGGCGAGTACGTCAGCGAGCAGATGTCGAAGACCTCCGTCGAGTACTGGCGCAACCGGATTCTGGCGAACTACCGGACGTCGGCCTGGTTCGCGAGCAAGGTGCCGCGGCTGGCGAACGTCGCGATGAACTTCGGGCCGGCGCGGTGGCTCATGGAGAAGACGATGGGAATCACCAGCGAGCGCGAGTTCCCCGCGTTCGCCACCGAGACGTTCCGGGAGTGGTGGGAGACGCAGGGCGCGGCCAGCGGGTCCAGAGAGCGCGCACGGCAGGCCCGCAAGCGCCGCGGCGAACCCGCCGACGCAGACAAGAAGGTGGCGTACTTCCACGGTTGCTACTCCAACTACAACACCCCCGAGGTCGGCAAGGCGATGGTCCGCGTCTTCGAGCACTTCGGCTACGAGGTGGTCGTGCCCGAACAGAAGTGCTCGGGGACGCCGATGTTCGCCAACGGGATGCTTTCGGACGCCCGCCGCCACGCGGAGGTCAACGTCTCCTCGATGACCGACCTCGTCGACCGGGGATACGACGCCATCGCCTCGTGTACCTCCTGTTCGATGGCGCTGCGCCAGGAGTACCCCGAACTGTTCGACATCGAGGGCATCGACGACGTGGCCGCCCACACCTTCGAGTCCGTCGAGTACCTCCGCATCCACGAGGACGTGCGGGACGAACTCGCCGCGGCCGACGTCGAGGGCGACCTCGCCGAGGAGTTCGCCTACCACGCGCCCTGCCACGCGCGCAACCAGGGCCTCGACCGCCAGGCCGTCGAACTGTTCCGGGACCTCGACGGCGCCGGCATCGAGGACGTGGGCGACTCCTGTTCGGGCATCTCCGGCACCTACGGCTGGAAGGCCGAGAAGTACGAGAAGTCGATGGAAATCGGCGACGAGATGTTCGAGCACATGGAACACGCCGAGGGGCGGACGGGCATGACCGAGTGCCCGACCTGCGCGATGCAGATGGAACACGGGACGGGCTACGACATCCGCCACCCGCTAGAACTGCTCGAAGCGGCGATCGTGGAGTAACCGTCGGCTGCTTTTCGTCTCAATCGAGTCCGGCGAGCAGCCGCATCGCGTAGGCGGTCCGGAGCATCTCGGCGGCGTCGCCGCGGTCGAACAGCAGTTCGTCCGTCGCGGCGACGTGGTCGAGGACGTCCCGCGATGCGTGTGTGGGTGCGGCCGCGATGCCGGCGTCGGTGTCGGCGGCCCACTGCATGACGCGGAGGTCGCTCTTGGAGTCGCCCATGACGAGGGCGAAGGGGTCGTCGATGCCCAGCACCTCCAGCGCGGACTGCACGCCGACGACCTTGTTGAGTTCGAGCGAGCCGATTTCGGCGGCGTCGGCCTCGTAGTACGCGACGTCGATTCGCTCGAAGACCGTGGCGACAGCATCGGGGACGTCAGCGGCGTCGACGGCCGGTTGCGCGCCGGTCGCGGCCAGCACGTCCCGGATTTCGGGGTCCTGGTCGGCGTAGTACGCCCGGGCGAGAGCGGCTGCGTCGACGTCAGCGCCGACGACGTCGGCGACGGCGTCGCCGAGGAGGTCGAGGAGGTAGACGAGGGCGTCGTCGACGACGTCGTGTGCGTCGTCGCTGCCGGTTTCGAAGTTTGGTTTGAGGGTGACGTTGAACTCGTTGCCCTGGAGGTGACAGCCCCGGCGGATGTCCTCGGGGGCCTCCGAGAGGACGCGCGAGCGGACCTGGCCGAAAATCGCCTGGACGTCCTTGTCCAGCGTCTCGTAGAGGAGTTGCTTGGTGTCGGCACCGTGGCCGGGTGTGAAGACGCCCGTCCCCGCTTCGTAGACGATGCTGACGTCGCCGGAGTGGACCATCTTGCTGCCCAGGCCCTGGATGAGAAAGCCCTTGACGTTCTCCAGGGTCTGTCCCGTGCAGATGACGATGGGGACGTCTGCCTCGTGGAACCGGGTGAGGAGGTGCAGCGTCTCGCGGGGAATCTCGTTGTCCGTGTTGCCGGCCGAGCGCAGCGTCTCGTCGACGTCCAGCACGAGGACGTTGATGCCCCGGTCGTGTTTCGTGTAGAGGTCCAGCGCGGCGAAGGCCTGCTCGCGCGTCGCGAGCGCCGCCAGGTCCGCGTAGGTCCCGCCGAGGTGCGGGAACGCGTCGCGTATCTCCTCTTTCCGCTCGTCGAGTTCGTCGCGCGCACGCTGCCACTGGTCGAGGGCGACGCGGGAGTCGACGGGTGGAAAGAGGTCGACGAACTCCTGGTAGGCGCGCAGCGTCCCGGTGTCGAACTCCTCGTACAGCCGATACAGCAGGTCGTACCGTTCCATGGGGTATCGCACGTGCGGCGGTCATATAGTCGCTCGCCGCCGAGCGGGCGAAGCGCCGCCGGCTACAGCACCGAGTCCGCGGTGGCCGCGCCGACGACGCTGAAGATAGCGCCGATGGAGATGGCCTTCAGCGTGGTCGCCGGCGTCGCCCCGAAGGTCTCGGGAGCGTTGAACACGAACGAAAGGAGTGTCACGGAGAAGTAGGCGATGAACAGCAGCGAGACGAAGCGCAGCGGCAGCCCGGCGATGGACTCCTCCCGCTCGACGTCGCGGTCCCGGTCGGCCCTGTAGAGGGTCGCGTACCCGATGACGACCACCATGACGACGGTGATGCTCCACTGGAGCCAGTCCATCCCGGCGGCGAGGTTCCAGACCTCCTCGGTGACGACGAACGGGGCCGAGAGGAGGAACCCGCCGACGAGTTGCTGGACCAGGTCGTCGAGCCCGAATATCCGACCGCCGGTGTACCTGCCGAGCGTCGCGATGGTCTGCCGGATGACCCGGCGCTCCTCGGTGGAGTCGGCCGCCTCTTCGAGTTCCTCCAGGTCGTCGATTAGCTCCTCGACCTCGTCCTCGACGTCGTCCGGGTCAGCGGGGTCGGCGTCCACGACCGCCCGTTTCTCGCTCACGACCGGACAGTACACCACCGAGCCCTAAAACAGTCGAGGATGGGTGGCCGTCCCGGTGCCCGGGAGGTGCTGTCGCGTGGACGAGTGCGGAACTCGCGGTCCCCACGACGTCGGGACGGTGGCGAGCGGACGGCCGGCGACGACGGCGCGCCGGCCGCTGGCGTGCCTGTGAACCCGACGAAACTACAATAACGCCAGCCCGCCAGTGCAGTGTATGAAGAACGTCGACGACCTCATCGAGGGTGCGAGGGAACTCTCCGAGCGGGGATTCTCGAAGGGCGAAATCGCGGACGAACTGAACGTCTCGCGGGAGACGGCGAGCTGGCTCGTCCAGCGCAGCGACACCGCGGCCACGACCAGCCAGGAAGCGGAGCCGCCGAGCGGACCGCACGACATCCACGTCGACTGGAGCGCGCTGGGGCGTGACTCCGCACGGCTGGCCTACGCCGGCATGGCGATGGCCGACCTGCTCTCGAAGCAGGGCGAGGCCGTCGACCTGACCGTCGGCATCGAGAAGGCCGGCGCGCCGCTGGCGACGGTGGTCGCGCGCGAACTTGACACCGACATCGCCGCCTACGCGCCCCGGAAACACCAGTGGGAGGAGGGCGACATCGAGGACCTGCAGGGGAGTTTCTCGCAGAACTTCGCGGACATCCGCGACCGGGAGTGCTACGTCGTCGACGACACCATCACCAGCGGGACGACGATGCGCGAGACCATCGAAGGCATCAACGAGCGCGGCGGGACCCCGGTCGCCTGCGTCGTCCTCGTGGACAAACACGGCACCGAGGAGATAGCCGGCGTCCCGGTGTACTCGCTGATTCAGGCCATCCGCGTCGGCAACGCCGAGTGAGCGGGGCGAGCGGCGGCGGCTTCAAGGGGCTGGGGCGTGTCTACTGTCCATGCGCCTTGCACTCATCGCACACGACGACAAGAAACCGGACATGATAGACTGGGCGACCGAACACGAGGCAGTCCTCGCGCGCAACGACCTCATCGCGACGGGGACTACGGGCGGCCGCCTGAACGATGAGACCGGGCTGGAGGTGACGCCGAAGGAATCCGGGCCGCTGGGCGGGGACCTGATGATAGGCTCGGACATCGTCACCGACGAGTGCGACGCCGTCATCTTCTTCCGTGACCCGATGACCGCACAGCCCCACGAGCCCGACATCTCCGCACTGTTGCGCATCTGCGACGTCCACGGGGTCCCGCTGGCGACCAACCGCGCGAGCGCGACGGCCCTGCTCGACGGCCTGGCGGCGGCCGAATCGGTCTAGCTGGGAGGACGAAAAGTGAACAGAGAGACAGCGTCAGCGCTCGGCGACCTCTGACTCGTAGACGACGCCGCGGTCGCCGTCGACGGTGACGACGGTCCCGTCGGGAATCGACGCCGTGACGCCGCCGACCATCGGCACGCCGAGTTCGCGGGCGAGCATCGCCGGGTAGCTGGTCGTCCCGTCGTCGGCGGCGAGGATGCCGGCGATTGCCGAGAGGTCGCCGCTGAACTCGCCGTCAAAGTCGGCCGGGACCGACAGCACCGCGCCGTCCGGACACTCCGCGATGTCGCCGTCGGTCGGGGCGAACACCGGCCCCGCGGCCCGGCCGCCGGCGACACCGCGGCCGCTGGCGAGAATCTCCGCCGCCAGGTGGACCTTCATCGTGTTCGTCGTGTTCGCGCCCTCCAGTTCGGTCATCATCCCCGCGAGCACGACCACCGTGTCGCCGCTCGCGGCGATGCCGGCGTCGATGGCCGCGGTCGCGGACTGCTCGATGAGTTCGGCGGCACCGCCGTCGGGCGACGGCTGGTACCGGGGGGTGACGCCCCACAGCAGCGCGAGGCGACGGCGGACCGACCGGGTCGGCGTCACCGCCACGACCGGCACGGCCGGCCGGTACTTGGCGACCTTGTGTGCCGTGTAGCCGGACTCGGTGACCGTGACGATTGCTTCCGCACCGACGTCGCGCGCGAGATAGCGCGCCGACCGCGCGATGGCGTCCGTCCGCGGTTCCGCGGCCGGCGGCACGCGGTGTTCCCGGGACTCGGCGTACTCCTCGCTGTCCTCGACGTCGCGGATGATGCGCGCCATCGTCTCGACGACGCGTACCGGGTGGTCGCCGACGGCCGTCTCGCCGGAGAGCATCACGGCGTCGGTGCCGTCGAGGACGGCGTTGGCCACGTCGGAGGTCTCGGCCCTGGTCGGCCGCCGGGCGTGGACCATCGAGTCGAGCATCTCGGTGGCGGTGATGACGGGAATGCCCACCTCCTGTGCCCTGCGGATGATGCGCTTCTGGATGAGCGGGACCTGCTCCAGCGGGCACTCGACGCCGAGGTCGCCGCGGGCGACCATCACGCCGTCGGCCGCGTCGAGTATCCCGTCGAGGTTCTCGACGGCCTCGGCGCGCTCTATCTTCGCGACGACCGGGATGTCGGCACCGAAGGAGTCCAGCACGGCGTTGACGGCGTAGACGTCCTCGCCGGACCCGACGAAACTCGCGGCGACGTAGTCGACCTCCTCCTCGGCCGCAAGCCGGAGTTCCTCGCGGTCGCTCTCGTTGACGACCTCCAGACCGAGGTCGACGCCGGGGACGTTGACGCCCTTCCGTCCGCCGAGTTCGCCGCCGGAGTCGACGTGGACGACGACCTCCTCGCCCTCGACGCGCTGGACCGTCGTCTCGATGCGGCCGTCGTCGAGCAGGATGCGGTCGCCGGGTTCGACGGCCGAGAGCGACTCCGAGAGCCCCACGACCTCGTCGTCGACCGTCTCGCCCACGACGAGGCGGCGCTCGCTGCCGGCGGGCAGGTCGACCGGTTCCGACAGCGGGGCCGTCCGTATCTCCGGCCCCGGCACGTCGAGCATCGTGGCGACCGGCTCTCCGGCCTCCTCGCTGACTGCCCGGATGCGGTCGATGACCGTCGCGCGGTGGTCGGTCGTGCCGTGGCTGGCGTTCAGGCGAGCGACCGACATGCCCGCCTCGACGAGACCCGCGATGGTCTCCCTGCTGTCCGACGCGGGCCCGAGCGTGCAGACGATTTTGGCTCGGTGCATCAGAGGATGATGCTCTTTCGCTCGACGAACGACTCGATTGTGTACCCGATGCCTTCCCGGCCGATGCCGGAGTCCTTCGTCCCGCCGAAGGGAATGTCCCCGAGTCCGTGACTGGGCGCGCCGTTGATGCGGACACCGCCGGCCTGGAGCTTGTCGGCCATCCGCATCGCGCGGTCGTAGTTGGCGGTGAAGACGGCCGCGTCGAGGCCGAGGTCGCCGCCGTTGGCGATGGACAGCGCCTCTTCCTCGTCGGCGAAGGTGGTGACGACGACGACCGGACCGAACTGCTCCTCGTGGACGATGCGGGCGTCCTGGGGCACGTCCGCGAGCAGGGTCGGCTCGACGAAGCGGCCGTCGCGCTCGCCGCCGCGGACCAGCGTCGCGCCGCGGTCGACGGCGTCCTCGATGAGTTCCATCACCCAGTCGGCCTGGGACTCGGAGATGAGCGGGCCGAGGGCCGTCTCCTCGTCGAAGAGGTCGCCCGGCTCCCAGCCGTCCATCTGGGCGTCGACGCGCTCGACGATCTCGTCGTGGACGTCCTCGTGGGCGAGCACGCGGGAGACGGCGGAACAGCGCTGGCCCGCGTACTTCAGCGAGCCGCTCGTCGCGGCCGCGGAGACCGTTTCGAGGTCGGCATCGGGGAAGACGACGGCGGGCGCGTTCCCGCCCAGTTCCATGTGGAGTTCGACCATCCCGCTGACGGAGGCGACGTGCTTGCCGGCCCCGGAGGAGCCGGTCATCGCGATGGCGTTGAGCCGGTCGTCGCCCGCGAGGACGTCGCCGATGTCGCTCGCGCGGCCGGGGACGAACCCGAAGGCACCGTCCGGGAGGTCGGGTGCCGCCTCGACGATGATTTCCGCCAGGAGCGCGCCGCTGACCGGCGTCTTCGTCGCCGGCTTCAGGATGACGGCGTTCCCGGCGGCGAGTGCGGGCGCGACCTGCAGCGCCGTCGTCGAGAGGGGGTAGTTGTACGGCGTGATGCAGAGCACGGTCCCGACCGGTTCCTTGCGCACGACCGCCCGCCAGCCCTCGTGGCCGTCGGTGGTCCCCTCGATGTAGTCGCCGTCGAGCGAGCGGGCCTCCTCGGCAGCGCGTCGGAACCGCTCGGCCGCGGAGTCCACTTCGCCGCGGGCGCTGCTGATGGGTTTGCCGGCCTCGCGCACGATGACGTCGGCGAGTTCCTTCTTCCGGGCCTCGATGCCCTCGGCAATCGACAGCATCCAGTTCGCCCGCTGGACCACCGTCGTCTCGCGCATGGCGACCTCCGCCTTCTGGGCGGCCGCCAGCGCCTCCTCGGCGTCGGCCGGTGTCGCCGCGGCGACGCGCGCGAAGGTCCCGCCCTCCGCCAGGTCGGTCACCTCGATGTGGTCCGTCGTCGGCGTCCACCGCCCCTCTATGTACAGTTCCTCGCTGTTCGATACGGGATTCACAGCCATACGAGCTAGTACGGGCGCAAGTACAAAAAATTTACTCACAATAGAATAAAGATGTTCGAGGCGAGTCGGAGGACGACGAGAAGCGGCCCCAGACGCGGTCTCACGGTCGAAACCCGGCGCTGGCAGGAATTACCGGAGCGGGGAAATCGGAATCAGAACCCGTGACCTCCCGGCCCGGTGGAGGGGAATCGCTGCGTCCGGCCGGCGGCTCTGGACTGTCGGGAGAACGGCAGCGAGGAGAGCGACGAGGGCGATGCCATCAGACGCCGAACGGGGACGGTCCGGGCCGGTCGGCGCGCTCGGCCGCGGCGACGGGCAGAGAGGTTACGACGCGTCGCTCGCGTCGAGGTCCGGCGGGGAGTCGCGGTCGACGGCCAGTTCGTAGGCCTCGATGTCCTCCAGGGCCGCCGCCTGGCCGCCGACGTCGACCGTCTCCCCGCCGACGTCGAGGGTGATGGCGGCAGTCTCGCGGGTGGTGCTGACCGAGATGTCGACGACAGGACCCTGGACGGTCCGGTACTCGCCGGACTCGACGTCCCGGCCCCGTACGGACGCGTAGAACGTCCCCTCGCTGTTGCTGATGTCCCTGACACACCGGCGGATTGTCGCGTAGCGGCGGGGGAACGGGCGCTCGTTCCG contains:
- a CDS encoding HAD family hydrolase, with protein sequence MERYDLLYRLYEEFDTGTLRAYQEFVDLFPPVDSRVALDQWQRARDELDERKEEIRDAFPHLGGTYADLAALATREQAFAALDLYTKHDRGINVLVLDVDETLRSAGNTDNEIPRETLHLLTRFHEADVPIVICTGQTLENVKGFLIQGLGSKMVHSGDVSIVYEAGTGVFTPGHGADTKQLLYETLDKDVQAIFGQVRSRVLSEAPEDIRRGCHLQGNEFNVTLKPNFETGSDDAHDVVDDALVYLLDLLGDAVADVVGADVDAAALARAYYADQDPEIRDVLAATGAQPAVDAADVPDAVATVFERIDVAYYEADAAEIGSLELNKVVGVQSALEVLGIDDPFALVMGDSKSDLRVMQWAADTDAGIAAAPTHASRDVLDHVAATDELLFDRGDAAEMLRTAYAMRLLAGLD
- the gfcR gene encoding transcriptional regulator GfcR, producing the protein MKNVDDLIEGARELSERGFSKGEIADELNVSRETASWLVQRSDTAATTSQEAEPPSGPHDIHVDWSALGRDSARLAYAGMAMADLLSKQGEAVDLTVGIEKAGAPLATVVARELDTDIAAYAPRKHQWEEGDIEDLQGSFSQNFADIRDRECYVVDDTITSGTTMRETIEGINERGGTPVACVVLVDKHGTEEIAGVPVYSLIQAIRVGNAE
- a CDS encoding aldehyde dehydrogenase family protein codes for the protein MAVNPVSNSEELYIEGRWTPTTDHIEVTDLAEGGTFARVAAATPADAEEALAAAQKAEVAMRETTVVQRANWMLSIAEGIEARKKELADVIVREAGKPISSARGEVDSAAERFRRAAEEARSLDGDYIEGTTDGHEGWRAVVRKEPVGTVLCITPYNYPLSTTALQVAPALAAGNAVILKPATKTPVSGALLAEIIVEAAPDLPDGAFGFVPGRASDIGDVLAGDDRLNAIAMTGSSGAGKHVASVSGMVELHMELGGNAPAVVFPDADLETVSAAATSGSLKYAGQRCSAVSRVLAHEDVHDEIVERVDAQMDGWEPGDLFDEETALGPLISESQADWVMELIEDAVDRGATLVRGGERDGRFVEPTLLADVPQDARIVHEEQFGPVVVVTTFADEEEALSIANGGDLGLDAAVFTANYDRAMRMADKLQAGGVRINGAPSHGLGDIPFGGTKDSGIGREGIGYTIESFVERKSIIL
- a CDS encoding DUF2391 family protein, which gives rise to MFGLDDLVQQLVGGFLLSAPFVVTEEVWNLAAGMDWLQWSITVVMVVVIGYATLYRADRDRDVEREESIAGLPLRFVSLLFIAYFSVTLLSFVFNAPETFGATPATTLKAISIGAIFSVVGAATADSVL
- a CDS encoding methylglyoxal synthase, whose translation is MRLALIAHDDKKPDMIDWATEHEAVLARNDLIATGTTGGRLNDETGLEVTPKESGPLGGDLMIGSDIVTDECDAVIFFRDPMTAQPHEPDISALLRICDVHGVPLATNRASATALLDGLAAAESV
- the glpB gene encoding glycerol-3-phosphate dehydrogenase subunit GlpB, whose amino-acid sequence is MAIESEVLVVGGGLAGLTGALSAARAGADVRLVSYKQSTLRNASGLVDVLGYTPDGDGPLVDPYAAIPDLPERHPYRTVGVDGVREAMALFDDVAPDYRGGHTDANALLPTHGGTIKPTARYPAGASAGLASDDRDVLLVGIAGMVDFDATHAAAHLEAAGVPFDVRGVTIEFPGTLDAKAKVTRYAKLLDTNGKVAVRGRERPARDALAERVNTELAGEGRVGFPAVLGDDDAAGVRAALRERLGADVFEVPMGPPSLPGLRLEDALFAALDEAGASFETGNPVVDYDGDGHIERVYVEKNGAKIPYSADQYVLATGGLVGKGVESDREAVYEPIFDCHVPHAADRYDWFDTEAFGDHAFARFGVSTDDDLRPEDAGGNVEFENLRAAGAVLGGYDFAAEKSGSGVSIATGYAAGRTAAQEAR
- a CDS encoding anaerobic glycerol-3-phosphate dehydrogenase subunit C, with protein sequence MSDAHSPTDFDPAEPNTGEDFEPVDVFPDSTDFDLRPGADSCYKCSTCDTNCPVAEVDEDFPGPKFQGPEQWRLKQNEDDYTVDDSVMDCSNCMRCDNACPSGVPLSQMHNTARGEYVSEQMSKTSVEYWRNRILANYRTSAWFASKVPRLANVAMNFGPARWLMEKTMGITSEREFPAFATETFREWWETQGAASGSRERARQARKRRGEPADADKKVAYFHGCYSNYNTPEVGKAMVRVFEHFGYEVVVPEQKCSGTPMFANGMLSDARRHAEVNVSSMTDLVDRGYDAIASCTSCSMALRQEYPELFDIEGIDDVAAHTFESVEYLRIHEDVRDELAAADVEGDLAEEFAYHAPCHARNQGLDRQAVELFRDLDGAGIEDVGDSCSGISGTYGWKAEKYEKSMEIGDEMFEHMEHAEGRTGMTECPTCAMQMEHGTGYDIRHPLELLEAAIVE
- the pyk gene encoding pyruvate kinase, which produces MHRAKIVCTLGPASDSRETIAGLVEAGMSVARLNASHGTTDHRATVIDRIRAVSEEAGEPVATMLDVPGPEIRTAPLSEPVDLPAGSERRLVVGETVDDEVVGLSESLSAVEPGDRILLDDGRIETTVQRVEGEEVVVHVDSGGELGGRKGVNVPGVDLGLEVVNESDREELRLAAEEEVDYVAASFVGSGEDVYAVNAVLDSFGADIPVVAKIERAEAVENLDGILDAADGVMVARGDLGVECPLEQVPLIQKRIIRRAQEVGIPVITATEMLDSMVHARRPTRAETSDVANAVLDGTDAVMLSGETAVGDHPVRVVETMARIIRDVEDSEEYAESREHRVPPAAEPRTDAIARSARYLARDVGAEAIVTVTESGYTAHKVAKYRPAVPVVAVTPTRSVRRRLALLWGVTPRYQPSPDGGAAELIEQSATAAIDAGIAASGDTVVVLAGMMTELEGANTTNTMKVHLAAEILASGRGVAGGRAAGPVFAPTDGDIAECPDGAVLSVPADFDGEFSGDLSAIAGILAADDGTTSYPAMLARELGVPMVGGVTASIPDGTVVTVDGDRGVVYESEVAER